From the Mahella australiensis 50-1 BON genome, the window AGTATATATGGAATCAGGTTTTTCACTGCATATAACCGATGGTCAAACAACTATACTGACATCGGGAGATGTGTTTGGCATTTATCCTGGGTGCCGACACGGCTATAAAAACCCGGTCCACGCAGTTATTTACAATTGCCTTTTTACAGAAGACGCTATTTCAGATGAATTGAAAAACATTCGAGGAGCGGATTGCTTGAGGGCGATCTTCAATAACCAAAGGGATACCGGTTGGAATAGGGTTCATTTGCAGCCAGGCATTAGGAGCGAGGTATCACAACTTATGCAGGCGATGGTCAAGGAAAACCATGATAAAGCATTAGGTTGGGAGATTAAGTTGAAGGGGCATCTGCTTGAGCTGCTGATAATATTGGTTCGAGAGTTTATCGAGCAAGACAAGAACAGTAAAAACGGCAAGTATTTTCTGACACCTGAGTTTTATAAATCGCTATCATATATCGAGGAAAATTATATGCGGCCATTGAGGTTGGAAGATATTGCATCGACCGTTGGCCTAAGCTCAGATTATTTTTCTAAGATATTCAAGAGCATGACCGGCCTAAGTCCTATGGAATACGTAAAGATATTTAAAATAGCCAAGGCATGCGAAATATTAGATTGTTCTAATCTTTCGGTTTCCAAAATAGCCGAGGATATAGGGTTTATCGACAACAATTACTTTTCTAGGGTTTTTAAGCAAGTAGTAGGGGATAGCCCTTCCCATTACAGAGAAACGATCCGTCAAAATTGCAGATGAGATAATTGATTAACCGTCCGCTATTGCGCGGGATTAAAGCGAGAAAAACATCCTATATATTTATCTATGAATTGGTGTATAATAAAACAGAATTATGCATGAATAGGGGGATAGCTCATGAACTCGATGACCAAAAAAGAGCGTGTTCTCAGAACAATAAACTTCCAGGAAACCGACAGGATACCTGTATACGACATAATAGACAATGATCATATACGGGAATACTATGGGGGCGAAACGATAACCGAGGAAAATGCCTGGCGTCTGGAATATACGGCTATACGCAACGCATTGGATATGACCCGCATGCTCTGCGTACCAAACTTTCATCCGGGCCATTGGACCGATGCGGATGGCTTCGTTCATTTTAACGATAGGTATACGTCGTGGGTAGAAAAAAGACCCTTTGATGATGTCGAAGGCTTGAAGAAATGGATAGAAAAGGATATAGATAGAAAAAATAATTGGCGGCCGGATAAGGCTTATGTTGAAGATTATAGGAGTTATATTACGAAGCATAAAGAAGGCATAGGCGATGATACCGTCATAATTATAGAAAGCGATGTAGGACTGGATTGGGTGCGAACCATGGCAGGTATAGAGTTGCTAAGTTATCTTATAGCAGATGACCCTGATTTGGTATCGGAGTGGCTGGAAGCTAATAACCAGGCTGAGATAAGGCGAGCCAAAGCCATAGCCGATCCTGATCTGGTTCCTATAATGCTTACTTATAATGCTTACTTACACTGATATAGCCTATAAAAACGGCCCTATATTCTCGCCGACATTTCTAAGAAAAGAGTTTTTCCCGAGGTTAAAGCGGCTTAATGATACATATCACGAAGCCGGTGTGAAGTGTCTATTCCATTCTGACGGTAATCTTATGCCCATTATGGACGATCTTGTGGCAGCTGGGATAGACGGTATAAACCCAATGGAGGTTATAGCCGGTATGAGCATAAAAGAGGTCAGGCAGCGTTATGGGCACAAGATATTTATAACTGGAGGCATAGATGTAAGCCAGCTAATGGCTTTTGGCACGCCGGAGGAGGTACGCCAGGCATGTGTACAGGCTATAGAGTATGCCGGAGGCATAGGATATTTTCTCGGGTCCACCACTGAGTTGCATCCCGATATACCTGCCGAGAATATATTAGCCATGGTTGAAGTAGCTCATACTTATAAAATTGGGTAAATGAGGGATTAGGGAAACTGGTCGCTATTGTGTAGGTTTTATATATTCTTTTACAACGCTTGGAGGATAGCCAATTCTTTGTTTAAAAAGCCTGGAAAAGTAATGGATATCAGAGAAACCTACTGCAGCGGATACTTGGGATATGCTCATGTCAGTGTACAAAAGCATATCAAGCGAACGGCGTATGCGCGTGTTTATGAGGTATTGGTGTAATGATACCCCGGTATGTATTACCATAATATGATTGAGATAATTTGGATTAAAATGAAAAATATCAGCTAGCTGTTTATTAGTGATGTCTTGATCGTAATGGATCTGTATATATTCTATTATTTCATTGACGAGGTGATTATCATTACGGCTATTCTTGTCTTCGGCGATAGTGTATCGTGCAACAATGCCAAGGAAGGCGAGAAAATAGCCGTCCAGGCAAGTTTGATTATAGCGGCGTTGATCCTCGTATTCCTTTACTATTGACATGATCAATGATCTCATACGGCTGCTATCTTGAAAGCTTACTTTATCCTTAAATCCGCCAAAGTCTAGGAATTGAATATTCTCAGTTATATTGTCCGTGCGGAAAGATGCCAAATCGAAAGGTCCTATAGGGTATAGTTTGTCCGTATGGTTTTTTGTAAAATCAAAATGTATGCCGGTTAACACAAATGGATTAGTGTTATCGGCTGTCATAGTATGGATGAGGCCTGGACTGTAGAAAAATAGATCGCCGGCCGAGGCCTCATATTCATTATCGCCTATTTTTATTAGACCGTGGCCGGAATGTACGTAAAGAAATTGATGATCGTATATCTTTCTCGGGCCCTCGCAAAAACCGATTGGACATACAAGCAGGTTAGCAAAGCGTACGTGCGGGTTTATGTCCTTGAAAGCCATACAGATTGTTTGAACCATTTTGCTCACCATTTCACTTTTAATTATAACAATGATTACAATATAGTACTGCAATATCGTATTTAACCGGTCGAAATTGAAGGAAAGGGTCTATGATGCTTGTTGATAAGCGAACAGTAGAGGAGAGCCCTCCATTCGTTGTGGTTATGTTGCGGGATGTGGCAAGGGAAATATATCAAGCTACTCTATACTCGATCATTAACAAGCATCTTATATTTTCCATATGCTTCATCCCATGAATCTGCATTTTGAGGCATATATTCATCGGTTGGAAATGAGCTCTTTATAACCTCTCGTGCTTCGCTTATATCATTTATCTCTCCTAATGCTATCGCCTGCGCCATCAAATTTCCTATAGCTGTGGCCTCTGCTGGTCCTGCTGTTACCGGAAGGTGCGTGGCGTCTGCTGTAAATTGACACAGCATTTTATCCTTGGTACCTCCACCTACAATATTTATCATATCTATATTGCGTTCAGATGTCTCTTCTATCTCTTCTATAGCTGAGCGATACTTTAGTGCCAGACTTTCCAAAACGCATCTTATTATCTCACCTTTATCCTGCGGTACATGTTGCCCAGTTCGCGAACAAAATAGTTGTACCTTTTCGGGCATATTGCCCGGGCTATAGAATATTTCGTCGTCAGGATCGATAAATGATAAGAACGCTTCAGCTCGTTGCGCTCGTTGCGTCAGTTGGTCATAGCTTTCTACCGTACCTTCTTTATCCCAGAAACGTTTGCATTCCTGTATGATCCAGAGACCTGCTATATTTTTAAGGAAGCGAAATGTACCGCCAATGCATCCTTCGTTGGTAAGGTTATACTCCAAAGCCCTTGGGTTCATAATAGGGCATTCGGTTTCTATGCCTATAAGCGACCATGTGCCACTGCTCAAGAAAGCTGCATTTTGGCTTTTATACGGCACAGCGGCAACAGCTGAGGCCGTATCGTGAGAGGCTACTGCTATGATCGGTACTTGTGTTATGAATAATTCTTCTGCTACGGCAGGCATTATCTTTCCTCGTATTGAAGCGGCTGGTGTCATAGGCGTAAAAATATGACGGGGTATGCCCATTGTGTCTATAACATCCCATGCCCACTCGTTTTGTAAAGGATTGTATAACTGCGTAGTAGA encodes:
- a CDS encoding AraC family transcriptional regulator, which encodes MMNHLSQGNFFDSRSIPIYVDRYVHSEGVASHYHEFYELVYMESGFSLHITDGQTTILTSGDVFGIYPGCRHGYKNPVHAVIYNCLFTEDAISDELKNIRGADCLRAIFNNQRDTGWNRVHLQPGIRSEVSQLMQAMVKENHDKALGWEIKLKGHLLELLIILVREFIEQDKNSKNGKYFLTPEFYKSLSYIEENYMRPLRLEDIASTVGLSSDYFSKIFKSMTGLSPMEYVKIFKIAKACEILDCSNLSVSKIAEDIGFIDNNYFSRVFKQVVGDSPSHYRETIRQNCR
- a CDS encoding uroporphyrinogen decarboxylase family protein codes for the protein MLTYTDIAYKNGPIFSPTFLRKEFFPRLKRLNDTYHEAGVKCLFHSDGNLMPIMDDLVAAGIDGINPMEVIAGMSIKEVRQRYGHKIFITGGIDVSQLMAFGTPEEVRQACVQAIEYAGGIGYFLGSTTELHPDIPAENILAMVEVAHTYKIG
- a CDS encoding AraC family transcriptional regulator translates to MVQTICMAFKDINPHVRFANLLVCPIGFCEGPRKIYDHQFLYVHSGHGLIKIGDNEYEASAGDLFFYSPGLIHTMTADNTNPFVLTGIHFDFTKNHTDKLYPIGPFDLASFRTDNITENIQFLDFGGFKDKVSFQDSSRMRSLIMSIVKEYEDQRRYNQTCLDGYFLAFLGIVARYTIAEDKNSRNDNHLVNEIIEYIQIHYDQDITNKQLADIFHFNPNYLNHIMVIHTGVSLHQYLINTRIRRSLDMLLYTDMSISQVSAAVGFSDIHYFSRLFKQRIGYPPSVVKEYIKPTQ
- a CDS encoding rhamnulokinase, with translation MNAELKLLAFDFGASNGRGILGKFNGRDLQMEEVHRFPNDPVQIPDGLHWDILRLFHEIKQGILKCATHGNSDLAGIGIDTWGVDFGLLDKSDELLSNPYHYRDKRTYGMIEEACKRIDKIGLFLKTGSQFQPFNTIYQLFSMVLNDSPVLEIAQTMLLLPDLFDFLLCGEKATEFTIASTTQLYNPLQNEWAWDVIDTMGIPRHIFTPMTPAASIRGKIMPAVAEELFITQVPIIAVASHDTASAVAAVPYKSQNAAFLSSGTWSLIGIETECPIMNPRALEYNLTNEGCIGGTFRFLKNIAGLWIIQECKRFWDKEGTVESYDQLTQRAQRAEAFLSFIDPDDEIFYSPGNMPEKVQLFCSRTGQHVPQDKGEIIRCVLESLALKYRSAIEEIEETSERNIDMINIVGGGTKDKMLCQFTADATHLPVTAGPAEATAIGNLMAQAIALGEINDISEAREVIKSSFPTDEYMPQNADSWDEAYGKYKMLVNDRV